A genomic region of Chlorobaculum parvum NCIB 8327 contains the following coding sequences:
- a CDS encoding YcaO-like family protein, with the protein MSSALEQMRVALRSTGMEVCEKTRQGSELPFFTTMLFAGKTPDDDSLPLVSGQGITAEASLLSAYGEFFERLQNNFIIAGYRYACASNGGYDRLPERCRQRLDRQGGPLDFFIAPDETWIAADRFGAAENPDLMPRHQMPASSGVDGDTLLCVPFYSVFDDSVRLCPIERMLFASGSTGCAAGRTLEQAIAKALFEICERHVFHRIFSDEPPLPLIPRELLRNTEADRIIEAIEERSTSVTLLDCSLGARFPVVAMLLIDRQRQRYNCNLGAAATLSGAVIGALKELYDGGNDFHALPLSGLDNPFAATTADESHRLRFANYYAAKASSTGLWPKSLFASRNSASQWIDETWSDELAGRPLKVLLERFASWTPTLYIRDVSWLGIPSVYCYAPGLSEVNYTTGRNELTMLLELRAESERLQSSGEMEMKRLLRIMELHRSLKRITLPASVRLLNSFACPNLPGSARQREATLLAALAQLFGDKTPHDESLLDRCIRDSKQLADESCNAAEINSQLRQFYPDSVVDLAARCRQAPAEVIENALHSIELPGNESACDDCHFLKTVETARRLQKRQITNLPDQRRLAEILTTARNET; encoded by the coding sequence ATGAGCAGCGCGCTTGAACAGATGCGAGTCGCCTTGCGCTCAACCGGGATGGAGGTTTGCGAAAAAACCCGTCAGGGCAGCGAACTGCCGTTTTTCACCACCATGCTCTTCGCAGGTAAAACTCCGGACGACGACTCCTTACCGCTGGTTTCCGGGCAAGGCATCACCGCCGAAGCCTCGCTTTTGAGCGCGTACGGCGAGTTCTTTGAGCGGCTCCAGAACAACTTTATCATCGCCGGCTACCGCTACGCCTGCGCTTCGAATGGCGGATACGACCGGCTGCCAGAGCGGTGCCGTCAGCGCCTCGACCGGCAGGGCGGGCCGCTGGATTTTTTCATCGCGCCGGACGAAACGTGGATCGCGGCAGATCGGTTCGGTGCGGCGGAAAACCCCGACCTCATGCCGCGCCACCAGATGCCTGCGAGCAGTGGGGTCGATGGCGACACGCTCCTGTGCGTGCCGTTTTACTCGGTGTTCGACGATTCGGTACGGCTCTGCCCGATCGAACGGATGCTCTTCGCCAGCGGAAGCACAGGCTGCGCGGCCGGAAGGACTCTTGAACAGGCAATCGCCAAAGCGCTGTTCGAAATCTGCGAGCGGCATGTCTTTCACCGGATTTTCTCGGACGAGCCACCACTGCCGCTCATCCCGCGCGAGCTGTTACGGAACACCGAAGCTGACCGGATCATCGAAGCCATCGAAGAGCGCAGCACAAGCGTCACCTTGCTCGATTGCTCGCTCGGCGCACGATTTCCAGTCGTCGCCATGCTGCTCATCGACCGCCAGCGGCAGCGCTACAACTGCAACCTCGGAGCCGCAGCGACGCTCTCCGGGGCAGTCATCGGAGCACTGAAAGAGCTTTACGACGGCGGCAACGACTTCCACGCCCTGCCGCTCTCCGGCCTCGACAACCCGTTCGCGGCAACAACCGCCGATGAGAGCCACCGCCTGCGCTTCGCCAACTACTACGCAGCCAAAGCGTCGAGCACTGGCCTCTGGCCGAAATCGCTCTTCGCCAGCCGCAACTCCGCGTCACAGTGGATCGACGAAACCTGGAGCGACGAGCTGGCCGGCCGCCCACTCAAAGTCCTGCTCGAACGCTTCGCAAGCTGGACGCCCACGCTCTACATTCGCGACGTCTCGTGGCTCGGCATCCCGTCAGTCTACTGCTACGCACCCGGCCTGAGCGAGGTGAACTACACCACGGGTCGCAACGAACTTACCATGCTGCTTGAGCTGCGAGCCGAAAGCGAACGTCTGCAAAGCTCCGGAGAAATGGAGATGAAACGGTTGCTGCGAATCATGGAGCTTCACCGAAGTCTGAAACGCATCACCCTTCCGGCCTCTGTCAGGTTGCTGAACAGCTTTGCGTGCCCGAACCTCCCCGGCAGTGCCCGGCAGCGTGAAGCGACACTGCTCGCCGCACTCGCACAGCTTTTCGGCGACAAAACGCCACATGACGAATCGCTGCTTGATCGATGCATCCGCGACAGCAAACAGCTTGCGGATGAAAGCTGCAATGCGGCGGAAATCAACTCGCAATTGCGGCAATTCTATCCTGACAGCGTGGTCGATCTGGCCGCCCGGTGCAGACAAGCGCCAGCAGAAGTCATCGAAAATGCGCTGCATTCAATCGAACTGCCTGGCAATGAATCGGCCTGCGACGACTGCCATTTCCTGAAAACTGTCGAAACGGCGAGGCGGCTTCAGAAACGACAGATCACCAATCTGCCCGACCAGCGCCGCCTTGCAGAAATCCTCACAACCGCCAGGAACGAAACATGA
- a CDS encoding DUF4160 domain-containing protein, whose product MPTISMFYGILIRMFFRDTEKHHLPHIHADYQGKVAVYSIIDGMLLAGELPPNKHKLVVAWIEIHQEDLLADWNLAVNGKKPFPIKGLDQ is encoded by the coding sequence ATGCCAACGATTTCAATGTTTTACGGGATTCTAATCCGGATGTTTTTTCGGGATACCGAGAAACATCATTTGCCGCACATCCATGCTGATTATCAGGGAAAAGTGGCCGTGTACTCAATTATTGACGGTATGCTTCTGGCTGGCGAGCTGCCACCGAACAAGCACAAGCTGGTTGTTGCATGGATCGAAATTCACCAAGAGGATTTGCTGGCGGACTGGAATCTGGCTGTAAACGGTAAGAAACCATTTCCAATAAAGGGACTTGACCAATGA
- a CDS encoding ATP-dependent Clp protease ATP-binding subunit: MEGNFSNRVQDVIRLSREEALRLGHDYIGTEHLLLGLIREGEGIGAKILKNLKVDLFKLKQKIEENTHPKVPATQMGNVPLTKQAEKVLKITYLEAKICKSTIIGTEHLLLSILKGDDNIAAQILEQFGVTYDQVRDELMTITTGRSEADEPPMEGSYSTGSASERPSKKSESKRGERTKTPVLDNFGRDITRLAMEDKLDPIIGREKEIERVAQVLSRRKKNNPVLIGEPGVGKTAIAEGLALKIVQRKVSRVLYDKRVVALDLAALVAGTKYRGQFEERMKALMNELERSRDVILFIDELHTIIGAGGASGSLDASNIFKPALARGELQCIGATTLDEYRQYIEKDGALDRRFQKIMVEPTTVEETIQILNNIKNKYEAHHHVQYSEEAIEKAVKLSERYITDRFLPDKAIDVMDEAGARVHLSNIHVPQDILELEKGIEEVKAEKNKVVKMQNFEEAARLRDKEKNMLEALDHAKQEWEEESAESVYDVTENDISSVIAMMTGIPVVRVAQSESKKLLNMEAELKKEVIGQDEAIKKITKAIQRTRAGLKDPMRPIGSFIFLGPTGVGKTELAKALTRYLFDSEDALIRADMSEYMEKFSVSRLVGAPPGYVGYEEGGQLTEKVRRKPYSVVLIDEIEKAHPDVFNILLQVLDEGVLTDGLGRKVDFRNTIIIMTSNIGAKEIKSFGTGMGFSAPEDTTGNYKAMKSTIEDALKRVFNPEFLNRIDDTIVFHQLEKSDIFQIIDITAGKLFKRLKEMGIDVRIDEKAKEFLVEKGYDQKYGARPLKRALQKYVEDPLAEEMLKGRFTEGSVIQITFDEKEKELRFSEGTAEPPAKKGKKEEKLDKE, translated from the coding sequence ATGGAAGGAAATTTCTCGAATAGAGTTCAGGACGTGATCAGGCTCAGCCGCGAAGAGGCGCTGCGTCTGGGGCACGACTATATCGGCACCGAACATCTTCTGCTTGGATTAATCCGGGAAGGAGAGGGCATCGGCGCTAAAATTCTTAAAAACCTCAAAGTCGATCTGTTCAAACTGAAACAGAAGATCGAGGAGAACACCCATCCCAAGGTTCCGGCTACCCAGATGGGTAACGTGCCGTTGACCAAGCAGGCAGAAAAGGTGCTCAAGATCACCTATCTGGAGGCCAAGATCTGCAAGTCGACCATCATCGGCACGGAGCATCTGTTGCTCTCGATCCTAAAGGGTGACGACAACATCGCCGCCCAGATTCTCGAACAGTTCGGTGTCACCTATGACCAGGTTCGCGATGAACTGATGACCATTACGACCGGGCGCAGCGAGGCTGACGAGCCGCCGATGGAGGGTTCCTACTCCACGGGCAGTGCATCCGAGCGCCCATCCAAAAAGTCGGAGTCGAAGCGTGGCGAGCGTACCAAGACGCCGGTGCTCGACAACTTCGGGCGTGACATTACGCGGCTGGCCATGGAGGACAAGCTCGACCCGATCATCGGGCGCGAGAAGGAGATCGAGCGTGTGGCGCAGGTTTTGAGCCGCCGCAAGAAGAATAATCCGGTGCTGATCGGTGAGCCGGGCGTCGGCAAGACGGCCATCGCCGAGGGGCTGGCGCTCAAGATCGTGCAGCGCAAGGTTTCGCGCGTGCTTTACGATAAGCGCGTCGTGGCGCTCGACCTTGCTGCTCTCGTGGCGGGCACGAAGTACCGCGGCCAGTTCGAGGAGCGCATGAAGGCGCTGATGAACGAGCTTGAGCGTTCGCGTGACGTGATCCTCTTCATCGACGAGCTGCACACAATCATCGGCGCGGGTGGCGCTTCGGGTTCGCTCGACGCCAGCAACATCTTCAAGCCGGCTCTCGCGCGAGGCGAGTTGCAGTGCATCGGCGCGACCACGCTCGACGAGTACCGCCAGTACATCGAGAAAGACGGGGCGCTGGATCGCCGTTTCCAGAAGATCATGGTCGAGCCGACCACGGTCGAGGAGACGATCCAGATCCTGAACAACATCAAGAACAAGTACGAGGCGCACCACCACGTGCAGTACTCCGAAGAGGCTATCGAAAAGGCGGTCAAGCTTTCGGAGCGTTACATCACTGACCGCTTCCTGCCCGACAAGGCGATCGACGTCATGGACGAGGCCGGCGCGCGGGTACACCTGAGCAACATTCATGTGCCGCAGGATATTCTCGAGCTTGAAAAGGGCATCGAAGAGGTCAAGGCCGAGAAGAACAAGGTGGTCAAGATGCAGAACTTCGAGGAGGCTGCTCGACTGCGCGACAAGGAGAAGAACATGCTCGAAGCGCTCGACCACGCCAAGCAGGAGTGGGAAGAGGAGTCCGCCGAGAGCGTCTACGACGTGACCGAGAACGACATATCGTCGGTGATCGCCATGATGACCGGTATTCCGGTGGTCAGGGTTGCGCAGTCCGAGTCCAAGAAGCTGCTCAACATGGAGGCGGAGCTTAAGAAAGAGGTCATCGGCCAGGACGAGGCGATCAAGAAGATCACCAAGGCGATCCAGCGCACCCGCGCGGGGCTGAAAGACCCCATGCGTCCCATCGGCTCGTTCATCTTCCTCGGTCCCACCGGTGTCGGCAAGACCGAGCTGGCCAAGGCGCTGACCCGCTATCTGTTCGACAGCGAGGATGCGCTGATCCGCGCCGACATGAGCGAGTACATGGAGAAGTTCTCGGTGAGTCGCCTGGTTGGCGCGCCTCCCGGATACGTCGGCTATGAAGAGGGCGGCCAGCTCACCGAAAAGGTGCGCCGCAAGCCCTACTCGGTGGTGCTGATCGACGAGATCGAAAAGGCGCATCCCGACGTGTTCAACATCCTGCTACAGGTGCTCGACGAGGGTGTGTTGACCGACGGGCTTGGCCGCAAGGTCGATTTCCGCAACACGATCATCATCATGACCTCGAACATTGGCGCCAAGGAGATCAAGAGCTTCGGCACCGGCATGGGCTTCTCGGCTCCCGAAGACACCACGGGCAACTACAAGGCGATGAAGTCCACCATCGAGGATGCCCTGAAGCGTGTCTTCAATCCGGAGTTCCTGAACCGTATCGACGACACGATCGTGTTCCACCAGCTCGAAAAGTCGGATATCTTCCAGATTATCGACATCACGGCTGGCAAGCTCTTCAAGCGCTTGAAAGAGATGGGCATCGACGTACGAATCGACGAGAAAGCCAAGGAGTTCCTCGTCGAGAAGGGCTACGACCAGAAGTACGGCGCACGCCCGCTCAAGAGGGCCTTGCAGAAGTATGTCGAGGATCCGCTCGCCGAGGAGATGCTCAAGGGTAGATTCACCGAAGGCAGCGTGATTCAGATCACCTTCGACGAAAAGGAGAAGGAGCTGCGTTTCAGCGAAGGAACTGCCGAGCCTCCTGCTAAAAAAGGCAAGAAAGAGGAGAAGCTCGACAAGGAGTAG
- a CDS encoding outer membrane protein, with product MKKKLLALVAVLLATGAWSSTGYSAGNYVSANAGISWFGDAKLTDNADDEENFCVDLDSGIALTGAYGHDYGDYRIEAELGYQRNDIAKSIDYLYGSVYDEYSMTGNMSVISLMGNAYYDINLTDDLELFLTAGAGAAFVSFNDVGDVDDDFRYDKVTATAFAYQLGAGLSYKVAENLRLEARYRYFATADFTIDDTANFWDDYAEDDYMNTVKNISSSSVMLGLRLSL from the coding sequence ATGAAAAAGAAACTTTTAGCACTTGTCGCAGTGCTTCTGGCCACGGGCGCATGGTCGTCTACCGGTTACTCTGCTGGGAATTATGTCAGCGCCAATGCAGGCATCTCCTGGTTTGGTGATGCAAAACTTACCGACAATGCGGATGATGAAGAAAATTTTTGTGTTGATCTTGATTCAGGGATTGCGCTTACCGGTGCTTATGGACATGATTACGGTGACTATCGGATAGAGGCAGAACTTGGTTACCAGCGTAATGATATTGCCAAATCGATTGATTATCTCTATGGTAGTGTCTACGATGAGTATTCCATGACCGGTAATATGTCGGTTATTTCTCTTATGGGGAATGCTTACTACGACATTAACCTTACTGACGATCTGGAATTGTTCCTTACTGCGGGTGCCGGTGCTGCATTTGTGAGCTTCAATGATGTTGGGGATGTTGATGATGATTTTCGTTACGATAAAGTAACCGCAACAGCCTTTGCTTATCAGCTTGGTGCTGGACTCTCTTATAAGGTTGCAGAAAACTTAAGGCTTGAAGCCCGCTACCGTTACTTCGCAACTGCTGATTTCACCATCGACGATACGGCAAATTTCTGGGATGATTATGCTGAAGATGATTATATGAACACCGTCAAAAATATCTCTTCTAGCAGTGTCATGCTTGGCCTTCGCCTTTCGCTGTAA
- a CDS encoding HEPN domain-containing protein, producing the protein MKIHLGTVDLAGKGPGTFSMGTFKLSKDYRIDIFSSARQFLAAAEFCLNNGEIIEGKPMLLVPGVVCAAFACELCLKWLIYNETEEEVKGHRLTELYGLLSQDMQNHISAFQSAFSDFLQRNDDVFIKARYHHESELFAFRETEILQFAQFLVSTMESKNESA; encoded by the coding sequence ATGAAGATACATTTGGGTACCGTAGACTTGGCAGGAAAAGGTCCAGGCACTTTTTCGATGGGTACGTTCAAGCTCTCCAAGGATTACCGGATTGATATCTTTTCATCTGCGCGGCAGTTCCTGGCTGCGGCAGAGTTTTGCCTCAATAATGGTGAGATCATCGAAGGCAAGCCCATGCTGTTGGTGCCTGGCGTTGTATGTGCAGCATTTGCTTGCGAACTTTGCCTGAAGTGGTTGATTTACAACGAAACTGAGGAAGAGGTTAAGGGGCATCGATTAACCGAACTCTATGGGCTCCTGTCTCAAGACATGCAGAATCATATCTCGGCTTTTCAATCCGCGTTCAGCGATTTCCTGCAACGCAATGATGATGTGTTTATCAAAGCCAGATACCATCACGAGTCAGAACTCTTTGCCTTCCGCGAAACAGAGATTTTGCAATTCGCGCAGTTCTTGGTTTCAACAATGGAATCAAAGAATGAAAGCGCCTGA
- a CDS encoding TrpB-like pyridoxal phosphate-dependent enzyme — MSTEPTKILLGEDELPRQWYNIQADLPSPMPPPVGLDGNPIGPDALAKVFPMNLIEQEVSTERWIDIPEEILGILKLWRPSPLYRARRLEAALGTPAKIYYKNEGVSPAGSHKPNTAVAQAWYNREFGIKYLTTETGAGQWGSALAMSCKLIGIECKVFMVRISFDQKPFRKIMMKTWGAECIPSPSPQTAIGRKILEEMPDTPGSLGIAISEAIEQAVERDDTRYALGSVLNHVMLHQTIIGLEAKKQFDKIGRYPDIVIGCAGGGSNFAGISFPFLYDKIHGRDVRVIGTEPEACPTLTRAPYAYDSGDVAMMTPLLPMHSLGHTFIPPAIHAGGLRYHGMAPLVSHTKQLGLIEATALPQTECYEAALLFAHTEGFIPAPETSHAIAQTIREAKQAKEEGKEKVILMNWSGHGLMDLQGYDAYLSGKISDYPLPEELLQRSLTASLAGLPKVPGV; from the coding sequence ATGAGTACAGAGCCTACCAAAATCCTCCTCGGCGAGGATGAACTTCCCCGTCAGTGGTACAATATTCAGGCTGACCTGCCTTCACCCATGCCACCGCCGGTGGGACTGGATGGCAATCCGATCGGGCCGGATGCGCTGGCCAAGGTTTTTCCGATGAACCTGATCGAGCAGGAGGTGAGCACCGAGCGCTGGATCGATATTCCGGAAGAGATTCTCGGCATCCTCAAGCTGTGGCGGCCGTCGCCGCTCTACCGCGCGCGGCGGCTCGAAGCAGCGCTCGGCACTCCGGCCAAAATCTACTACAAGAACGAAGGGGTCTCGCCCGCCGGGAGCCACAAGCCCAACACGGCGGTGGCGCAGGCGTGGTACAACCGGGAGTTCGGCATCAAGTACCTCACCACCGAAACCGGCGCGGGGCAGTGGGGCAGCGCGCTGGCGATGAGCTGCAAGCTGATCGGCATCGAGTGCAAGGTGTTCATGGTGCGCATCAGCTTCGACCAGAAGCCGTTCCGCAAAATCATGATGAAAACCTGGGGCGCGGAGTGCATCCCGAGCCCGAGTCCGCAGACGGCCATCGGGCGCAAGATTCTCGAAGAGATGCCCGACACCCCCGGCAGCCTCGGCATCGCCATCAGCGAAGCGATCGAGCAGGCCGTCGAACGCGACGACACCCGCTACGCCCTCGGCAGCGTGCTGAACCACGTGATGCTGCACCAGACCATCATCGGCCTCGAAGCCAAGAAGCAGTTCGACAAGATCGGGCGCTACCCGGATATCGTCATCGGCTGCGCGGGCGGCGGCTCGAACTTCGCGGGCATCAGCTTCCCATTCCTCTACGACAAGATTCACGGCAGGGATGTGCGGGTAATCGGCACGGAACCGGAGGCGTGCCCGACGCTGACCCGCGCCCCCTACGCCTACGATTCAGGCGACGTGGCGATGATGACGCCGCTCCTGCCGATGCACAGCCTGGGCCACACCTTCATTCCCCCGGCCATCCACGCAGGCGGCCTGCGCTACCACGGCATGGCGCCGCTGGTGAGCCACACCAAGCAGCTCGGGCTGATCGAAGCCACCGCGCTGCCGCAGACCGAATGCTACGAAGCGGCGCTGCTCTTCGCCCACACCGAAGGCTTCATTCCCGCGCCGGAGACCTCGCACGCCATCGCACAGACCATCCGCGAGGCGAAGCAGGCAAAAGAGGAGGGCAAGGAGAAGGTGATTCTGATGAACTGGTCGGGCCACGGGCTGATGGACTTGCAGGGCTACGACGCCTACCTCTCAGGCAAAATCAGCGACTACCCGCTGCCAGAGGAGCTGCTGCAACGCTCGTTGACCGCCTCACTGGCGGGACTTCCGAAAGTGCCGGGAGTTTAA
- a CDS encoding SDR family oxidoreductase has product MSEKQRISILGCGWLGLPLARFLVGEGYAVKGSTTSEAKIAKMKEAGVEPFRIAIGESIEGDIASFLQSDILVVNIPPQRRPDVVEYHVGQISLLIDALADSPVKHVIFVSSTSVYPATGGEVVEADATDPDEADSPAGRALMYVEEMLRSESAFNTTVVRFGGLIGPGRNPAEFIQRMTEITSPAHPVNLIHLDDCVHVIAEIIRQGSWGEVFNACAPQHPTRGELYKAAAESHGFASLPEEASSNSHFKIVNSDWLVKKLDYKFLHPDPLGMARGGN; this is encoded by the coding sequence ATGTCTGAAAAACAACGCATCAGCATCCTCGGCTGCGGGTGGCTCGGTTTGCCGCTGGCCCGTTTTCTGGTTGGCGAGGGGTATGCCGTCAAGGGTTCGACCACCAGCGAGGCGAAAATCGCCAAGATGAAAGAGGCGGGCGTAGAGCCGTTCCGGATCGCCATCGGCGAGAGCATCGAGGGTGATATTGCTTCGTTTCTTCAGAGCGACATCCTCGTGGTGAACATCCCTCCCCAGCGCCGGCCGGATGTGGTCGAGTACCATGTCGGACAGATTTCGCTTTTGATCGACGCGCTTGCCGATTCGCCGGTGAAGCATGTGATTTTCGTCAGTTCGACCTCGGTCTATCCCGCCACCGGGGGCGAGGTGGTGGAAGCGGATGCTACCGATCCTGATGAAGCGGACTCTCCCGCCGGTCGGGCGTTGATGTACGTCGAGGAGATGCTTCGTTCGGAGTCTGCGTTCAACACCACGGTGGTGCGCTTCGGTGGGCTGATCGGCCCCGGACGCAATCCGGCGGAGTTCATCCAGCGCATGACGGAAATCACGAGTCCCGCTCATCCGGTGAACCTTATCCATCTCGACGATTGTGTGCACGTGATCGCTGAAATCATCCGGCAGGGGAGTTGGGGTGAGGTGTTCAACGCCTGCGCGCCGCAACATCCGACACGGGGTGAACTCTATAAGGCTGCCGCTGAGAGTCACGGTTTTGCCTCATTGCCGGAAGAGGCTTCCAGCAATAGCCACTTCAAAATTGTCAACAGTGACTGGCTCGTCAAAAAGCTGGACTACAAGTTCCTGCATCCCGATCCACTCGGCATGGCGCGGGGCGGCAATTGA
- a CDS encoding DUF2442 domain-containing protein has protein sequence MRIAELHPQSDWVLSIVAEDGRVGIFDVSPYLEYEAFEALRDHEEFMKVSNGGYFIEWECGADLSADTIEARWQVVGEDAERITA, from the coding sequence ATGAGAATTGCAGAACTACATCCACAATCGGATTGGGTATTGTCGATTGTTGCGGAAGATGGTCGCGTTGGCATTTTCGATGTATCGCCTTATCTGGAGTATGAAGCGTTTGAAGCGCTTCGCGACCATGAGGAATTTATGAAGGTGAGCAACGGGGGCTACTTCATCGAATGGGAGTGCGGCGCTGATTTGTCTGCGGATACCATCGAGGCGAGATGGCAGGTTGTTGGGGAAGATGCTGAGAGGATAACGGCTTAA
- a CDS encoding radical SAM protein, which translates to MPAYSIEQKGDITFLQPSSGKFFVALDNRCGRWQMFDGNASEAQKAEIAASLKESPTPDLMEPDDDYLEVVIFITDRCNLGCVYCKYADLTQLSEVRGTDVEQICRTLEKLIRGKKQVRITFQGGEPLLMHREIDQICAFLTGNFSEIEFSFALQSNGTLLNDAILEMLKQYEITVGITIDGPASQHDLSRPFKNGEGSFATITSNLERLQKNNVRCGVLSVIRDPDELEALFRFNREELGLNSFYLKPLEFADSGAESSEEFSAYYGKLADRQLELIQELIRIHTTSGERIHEQMLKTVLGKMFRPSFYNDGCIRTPSCGSNERYKSMNCDGSVQWCAHLKNQQDEAVKQRSKERYGFCADCPISSICLSFCPAVIPGYRHGDPEACYLPLAKRFCTYRRQMMMSLFELMHENMQAVTACFMQK; encoded by the coding sequence ATGCCCGCATACTCCATTGAACAGAAGGGTGATATAACCTTCCTTCAGCCGTCATCAGGCAAATTCTTCGTCGCGCTCGACAACCGCTGCGGCCGATGGCAGATGTTCGACGGCAATGCGTCCGAAGCACAAAAAGCTGAAATCGCGGCCAGCCTGAAAGAGTCGCCAACCCCCGATTTGATGGAGCCAGACGATGACTATCTGGAGGTGGTCATTTTCATCACCGACCGCTGTAACCTTGGCTGCGTCTATTGCAAATACGCCGATCTGACACAGCTTTCGGAGGTGCGGGGAACGGATGTCGAGCAAATCTGCCGGACGCTCGAAAAGCTGATCCGGGGAAAAAAACAGGTGCGAATCACCTTTCAGGGTGGCGAACCCCTGCTCATGCACCGCGAGATCGACCAGATCTGCGCCTTCCTGACCGGCAACTTTTCGGAAATCGAGTTTTCGTTCGCCCTCCAGTCCAACGGCACCCTGCTGAATGACGCCATTCTGGAGATGCTGAAACAATACGAGATTACCGTCGGCATCACCATCGACGGCCCGGCAAGCCAGCACGACCTGTCGCGCCCGTTCAAAAACGGCGAAGGGAGCTTCGCGACGATCACAAGCAATCTCGAACGGCTACAAAAAAACAATGTGCGTTGCGGCGTGCTCTCGGTTATCCGCGATCCGGACGAACTGGAGGCACTGTTCCGCTTCAACCGAGAGGAACTCGGGCTGAACTCCTTCTACCTCAAGCCGCTGGAGTTCGCCGATTCGGGTGCGGAAAGCAGCGAAGAATTCTCCGCCTACTACGGCAAGCTGGCCGACCGTCAACTCGAATTGATACAGGAACTGATCCGCATTCACACAACGTCGGGAGAACGGATTCACGAACAGATGCTTAAAACCGTGCTCGGCAAGATGTTCAGGCCTTCGTTCTACAACGACGGCTGCATCAGAACCCCTTCATGCGGCAGCAACGAGCGCTACAAGAGCATGAATTGCGACGGCTCAGTGCAGTGGTGCGCCCATCTTAAAAATCAGCAGGACGAAGCAGTCAAGCAACGCTCGAAGGAGCGCTACGGCTTTTGCGCCGACTGCCCGATCAGCTCGATCTGCCTCTCGTTCTGCCCCGCCGTCATCCCCGGCTACCGCCACGGCGACCCCGAAGCCTGCTACCTGCCGCTCGCGAAACGATTCTGCACATACCGCCGCCAGATGATGATGAGCCTGTTCGAGCTGATGCACGAAAACATGCAGGCCGTCACCGCCTGTTTCATGCAGAAATGA
- a CDS encoding PepSY domain-containing protein gives MKRYGYVAVGVMLSAWMFGGMFARSAYAADAGNDALTLQKPAISLSQAVNAAEKFTRGRAVRAELETHDGRPVYDVEVVDGMKVMDVRVDKDNGRVLAANIDKADHDDAHDAED, from the coding sequence ATGAAACGTTATGGTTATGTGGCCGTTGGCGTTATGCTTTCAGCTTGGATGTTTGGCGGCATGTTCGCCCGGTCGGCTTATGCGGCGGATGCCGGGAATGATGCGCTGACGTTGCAAAAACCGGCAATCAGCCTGTCGCAGGCTGTCAATGCCGCCGAGAAGTTTACGCGGGGGCGAGCTGTTCGCGCCGAGCTTGAAACGCATGATGGCCGCCCGGTTTACGATGTTGAGGTAGTCGATGGCATGAAGGTTATGGATGTCCGGGTAGACAAAGATAACGGCAGGGTGCTTGCTGCCAATATTGATAAAGCGGATCATGACGATGCCCATGATGCAGAAGATTAA